One segment of Methanolinea sp. DNA contains the following:
- a CDS encoding peroxiredoxin, with translation MPILGEPAPDFEALTTAGTLRLSDFRGKWVVLFSHPADFTPVCTTEFIAFSQIAGELESLNVQLIGLSVDSVHSHLAWIRNIKEKMGVDITFPIIADLDMKVAKMYGMIHPGQSSTAAVRAVFFIDDRGILRAMIYYPLTAGRYMPEIVRLIKSLQTTDKYGVATPANWQPGDKVVVPAPRNKEEMDRRLSEGYECKDWYLCFKKL, from the coding sequence ATGCCGATCCTCGGTGAACCCGCGCCCGATTTCGAGGCACTCACGACCGCGGGGACCTTGAGGCTCTCCGATTTCCGGGGCAAGTGGGTCGTCCTCTTCTCGCACCCGGCGGACTTCACGCCGGTGTGCACGACAGAGTTCATCGCGTTCTCCCAGATCGCAGGGGAACTCGAGTCCCTCAACGTCCAGTTGATAGGTCTCTCCGTCGACTCGGTCCACTCCCACCTCGCGTGGATCCGCAACATCAAGGAGAAGATGGGGGTCGACATCACCTTCCCGATCATCGCGGACCTCGACATGAAGGTCGCGAAGATGTACGGGATGATCCACCCCGGCCAGAGCAGCACCGCCGCCGTCAGGGCCGTCTTCTTCATCGACGACAGGGGGATTCTCAGGGCGATGATCTACTACCCGCTCACCGCGGGGCGGTACATGCCCGAGATCGTCAGGCTCATAAAGTCGCTTCAGACGACCGACAAGTACGGCGTCGCGACGCCCGCGAACTGGCAGCCAGGGGACAAGGTCGTCGTGCCCGCGCCGAGGAACAAGGAGGAGATGGACAGGCGCCTCTCCGAGGGGTACGAGTGCAAGGACTGGTACCTCTGCTTCAAGAAGCTGTAG
- a CDS encoding flavodoxin family protein, which produces MPVKVIGLSGSPRRHGNTETLLDAFLDGTREAGAGVEKVILRELSYSPCRGCNACHRSGNCILADDAIPLFERILASDCLAVASPIYSMGITAELKGLIDRAQYLWARKFVLKTMYFPDDHIRRHKGIFISTAGLSWDNVFDAAFPAITAFFNTLGFEYYDNIIANEMDRYGGIRGHPTALSEAREKGRKVVGVIRRLRGEEAGRGDAQ; this is translated from the coding sequence GTGCCGGTGAAGGTGATCGGGCTCTCGGGGAGTCCCCGCAGGCACGGGAACACGGAGACCCTCCTCGACGCGTTCCTCGACGGCACGCGGGAGGCGGGGGCCGGGGTCGAGAAGGTCATCCTTCGGGAGCTCTCATACTCACCCTGCAGGGGGTGCAACGCGTGCCACAGGAGCGGGAACTGCATCCTCGCGGACGACGCGATCCCGCTCTTTGAGCGGATCCTCGCCTCGGACTGCCTCGCCGTCGCGTCCCCCATCTACAGCATGGGGATCACCGCCGAGCTGAAGGGGCTGATCGACCGCGCCCAGTACCTGTGGGCGAGGAAGTTCGTCCTCAAGACCATGTACTTCCCGGACGACCACATACGCAGGCACAAGGGGATCTTCATCTCGACCGCGGGACTCTCGTGGGACAACGTCTTTGACGCGGCATTCCCCGCCATCACCGCGTTCTTCAACACGCTCGGGTTCGAGTACTACGACAACATCATCGCGAACGAGATGGACAGGTACGGGGGCATCAGGGGACACCCGACGGCTCTCTCGGAAGCGAGGGAGAAGGGGAGGAAGGTCGTCGGGGTGATCCGGCGCCTCCGCGGGGAAGAGGCGGGCCGGGGAGACGCGCAGTGA
- a CDS encoding desulfoferrodoxin FeS4 iron-binding domain-containing protein — protein MVNVSKVGEVFECEICGNVVVVKEVGGGELVCCGQPMKLVK, from the coding sequence ATGGTGAACGTATCGAAGGTGGGAGAAGTCTTCGAGTGCGAGATCTGCGGCAACGTCGTCGTCGTGAAGGAGGTCGGCGGCGGGGAACTCGTCTGCTGCGGGCAGCCCATGAAGCTCGTGAAGTGA
- a CDS encoding NAD(P)H-dependent oxidoreductase: protein MDLKVLAFAGSPRRGGNSETLLDWVLGAMAREGGVAVEKVVLADANVNPCRGCNACERLNMCVQRDGMDYLHDRIVAADCIVLAAPIFCMGICAQAKALIDRFQVFRSRKYVLRLPVVPPERKGKRIGVFLSTAGQKWDHVFDGAIPTVKCFFHVVEIPDKDIRYLMVNGVDEKGAILSHPTAREDAERLGREVIADLAQRRGT from the coding sequence ATGGATCTGAAAGTCCTCGCTTTTGCCGGGAGCCCGCGACGCGGAGGTAACTCCGAGACGCTCCTTGACTGGGTCCTCGGTGCGATGGCACGGGAGGGGGGGGTCGCGGTTGAGAAGGTCGTCCTCGCGGACGCAAACGTCAACCCCTGCAGGGGCTGCAACGCGTGCGAGAGGCTGAACATGTGCGTCCAGCGCGACGGGATGGATTATCTCCACGATAGGATCGTCGCCGCCGACTGCATCGTCCTCGCTGCACCCATCTTCTGCATGGGGATCTGCGCGCAGGCAAAAGCGCTGATCGACAGGTTCCAGGTCTTCCGCTCGAGGAAGTACGTGCTGCGCCTCCCCGTCGTCCCCCCCGAGCGGAAGGGCAAGAGGATAGGGGTCTTCCTCTCCACGGCGGGGCAGAAGTGGGACCACGTCTTTGACGGTGCCATCCCCACGGTGAAGTGCTTCTTCCACGTGGTCGAGATCCCCGACAAGGATATCCGGTACCTCATGGTGAACGGCGTGGACGAGAAGGGTGCGATCCTCTCCCACCCCACCGCCCGGGAGGATGCCGAGCGGCTGGGCAGGGAAGTAATCGCAGACCTCGCGCAGAGGCGGGGGACGTGA
- a CDS encoding carboxymuconolactone decarboxylase family protein yields the protein MAKDTKDLERMIGKVPKFFRELAEKDPQMYEMVLKLEGHIWDDGALTRKTKKLIAIAIAASLRDQHAVRAQLAGAKNLGITKKEVEEALRVAFLLAGMPAYVYGKAQLDEVMGE from the coding sequence ATGGCCAAGGATACAAAGGACCTCGAGCGGATGATCGGCAAGGTCCCGAAGTTCTTCAGGGAGCTCGCCGAGAAGGACCCCCAGATGTACGAGATGGTGCTGAAACTCGAGGGGCACATCTGGGACGACGGGGCTCTCACCCGCAAGACGAAGAAGCTGATCGCGATCGCGATCGCGGCGTCGCTGCGCGACCAGCACGCGGTGCGGGCGCAGCTTGCGGGTGCAAAGAACCTCGGGATCACGAAGAAGGAGGTCGAAGAAGCCCTGCGCGTCGCATTCCTCCTCGCCGGGATGCCCGCCTACGTGTACGGCAAGGCACAGCTCGACGAGGTCATGGGGGAGTGA
- a CDS encoding flavodoxin family protein translates to MRPRVVGLLGSPLPGGNTAKLLDRALSGARDAGCDVQRIDVPNLAFRPCREIFYCREHETCAMKDDMGPMYRTFAELDGLVVASPVMTMGIPGALKSFMDRFQVFFMAKYVRGRPLVPEEKRALRRGLYIGIAGMNVPYVFDGAKLSVKAFFAIVDVKYGDELLVPDMDTIRDIGTRPEILDAAYRKGFHLGKLLAGEVP, encoded by the coding sequence ATGCGACCGCGTGTCGTCGGCCTCCTCGGGAGTCCCCTCCCCGGAGGGAACACGGCGAAGCTCCTCGACCGTGCCCTCTCGGGCGCACGGGACGCGGGCTGCGACGTTCAGCGCATCGACGTCCCGAACCTCGCCTTCCGCCCGTGCAGGGAGATATTCTACTGCCGCGAGCACGAGACGTGCGCCATGAAGGACGACATGGGCCCCATGTACAGGACGTTCGCGGAGCTGGACGGCCTGGTCGTGGCGTCGCCGGTGATGACGATGGGGATTCCGGGCGCGCTCAAGTCGTTCATGGACCGGTTCCAGGTCTTCTTCATGGCGAAGTACGTGAGGGGAAGGCCGCTCGTCCCGGAGGAGAAGAGGGCCCTCCGCCGCGGCCTCTACATCGGGATCGCGGGGATGAACGTCCCGTACGTCTTCGACGGCGCGAAGCTCTCGGTCAAGGCCTTCTTCGCGATCGTGGACGTGAAGTACGGGGACGAACTCCTCGTCCCCGACATGGACACCATACGGGACATCGGGACGCGCCCCGAGATCCTCGACGCCGCGTACCGCAAGGGGTTCCACCTCGGCAAGCTCCTCGCAGGGGAGGTGCCCTGA